Proteins found in one Nostoc sp. NIES-3756 genomic segment:
- a CDS encoding SMR family transporter encodes MSNPLIFGLLILITVSLNTIAQTLLKLGAGQNPLNFYLLGGICCYGLSTVFYVLVLGKLNLSIAYPLVIGLTIVVTTIVGAVVLREKVLVTQWVGIGLLLSGISAIALAKSS; translated from the coding sequence ATGAGTAATCCTCTTATTTTTGGTTTACTAATTTTAATTACAGTAAGTTTAAATACAATAGCACAAACTTTATTAAAACTAGGTGCAGGACAAAATCCTCTCAATTTTTATCTATTAGGTGGGATATGTTGCTATGGCTTAAGTACAGTTTTTTATGTATTGGTATTAGGTAAATTAAACTTATCTATTGCTTATCCATTAGTTATTGGATTAACAATTGTAGTAACAACAATTGTTGGGGCTGTAGTTTTGCGAGAAAAAGTATTAGTTACCCAATGGGTGGGAATAGGTTTGCTGTTGAGTGGAATTAGTGCGATCGCCTTAGCTAAATCCTCTTAA